From one Flavobacterium sp. N502536 genomic stretch:
- the rimK gene encoding 30S ribosomal protein S6--L-glutamate ligase, translating into MLQNKVILGSEEWCSFPELGIPTIKARVDSGAKTSAMHAINIAPFIKNDANWVKFDINPIQNNIKTIIHCEAPLVDKRIVKSSSGFREHRYVIQTHLKIGDIKWPIEMTLTNRDSMGFRMLLGREAMSGRVLVDPEEKYLLGQPSPEALKELYQNSEKASSGLRIGLLASNPELYSNKRIMEAGEMRGHEMHFLNIKECYMKLDAKTPEIHYRGGKILNQFDAIIPRIRPSITFYGCALTRQFEALKVFVLNSATAITQSRDKLYSLQLLLNSGIDIPTTGFANSPLDTDNLIKMVGGSPLIVKLLEGTQGKGVVLAETKKAAESVINAFKSLNANILVQEFIKEANGKDIRCFVIDGKVVAAIQREAMPGEFRANIHLGGTASVIKVTAEEKKIAIKAAKAMDLKVAGVDIIRSSKGPLLLEVNSSPGLEGIEGATNKDVAGEMIKAIEKNFKL; encoded by the coding sequence ATGCTTCAAAACAAAGTCATTTTAGGTAGCGAAGAATGGTGCTCATTTCCAGAACTAGGAATCCCGACAATCAAGGCTCGTGTGGATTCTGGTGCCAAAACTTCGGCAATGCACGCTATAAACATAGCTCCTTTTATAAAAAATGATGCCAATTGGGTGAAATTCGATATTAATCCTATTCAGAATAATATTAAAACCATCATTCATTGTGAAGCGCCGCTGGTTGACAAAAGAATTGTAAAAAGCTCAAGTGGTTTCAGAGAACACCGCTACGTGATTCAGACCCATTTAAAAATTGGCGACATCAAATGGCCTATCGAAATGACCCTGACCAACAGGGATTCTATGGGTTTCCGAATGCTTTTAGGCCGTGAAGCCATGAGCGGACGTGTATTGGTTGATCCCGAAGAAAAATACCTTTTAGGACAGCCGAGCCCTGAAGCCTTAAAAGAATTGTACCAAAACTCTGAAAAAGCAAGCTCAGGATTAAGAATTGGGCTTTTGGCCAGTAATCCCGAATTGTACAGCAATAAAAGAATCATGGAAGCGGGTGAAATGCGCGGACATGAAATGCATTTTTTAAACATCAAAGAATGTTATATGAAACTGGATGCCAAAACTCCCGAGATTCACTATCGCGGCGGAAAAATACTAAACCAGTTTGATGCTATTATTCCTAGAATCCGACCAAGCATTACTTTTTACGGTTGTGCTTTAACGCGTCAGTTTGAAGCATTGAAGGTTTTTGTACTAAATTCAGCAACAGCCATCACTCAATCGCGTGACAAACTCTATTCGTTACAACTGCTTTTAAACAGCGGAATCGACATTCCTACTACAGGGTTTGCCAATTCACCACTGGATACCGACAATTTAATTAAAATGGTTGGAGGTTCGCCTTTGATCGTGAAGTTATTGGAAGGAACTCAGGGAAAAGGTGTTGTTTTAGCAGAAACCAAAAAAGCCGCAGAGAGTGTAATCAATGCTTTTAAAAGCTTAAATGCTAACATCCTTGTTCAGGAATTTATTAAGGAAGCCAACGGAAAAGACATTCGCTGTTTTGTGATCGACGGTAAAGTGGTAGCTGCAATACAACGTGAAGCGATGCCGGGTGAATTCAGGGCCAATATTCACTTAGGTGGAACAGCATCTGTTATAAAAGTGACTGCCGAGGAGAAAAAAATCGCCATAAAAGCCGCAAAAGCTATGGATTTAAAAGTAGCCGGTGTTGACATTATCCGCTCGTCAAAAGGACCTTTGCTGCTTGAAGTAAACTCTTCTCCGGGTCTTGAAGGAATTGAAGGCGCTACCAACAAAGATGTTGCAGGTGAAATGATTAAAGCCATCGAGAAGAACTTTAAATTATAA
- a CDS encoding DUF421 domain-containing protein: protein MLSPYLDIILRSLSVYFFMTIALRIFGKKELSQLNTADIILILLISNSVQNAMVGPDTSLWGGLVAALALFIINYIIKKLTHKYKGLSNLLLDKPEILIHDGELDFKALSRLDISHEELKEAAREHGLEHLTDIKLAMLEIDGTISIISKEKQNLKQTHYKRKHNRKNLQK, encoded by the coding sequence ATGCTATCCCCCTATTTAGATATTATTTTAAGAAGTCTTTCCGTTTATTTTTTCATGACCATTGCCTTGAGAATTTTCGGCAAAAAAGAACTTTCACAGCTAAACACTGCCGATATTATTCTGATTTTACTGATTAGCAACTCCGTTCAAAATGCAATGGTTGGTCCGGATACCAGTCTTTGGGGAGGTTTGGTTGCTGCTTTGGCATTGTTCATCATCAATTACATCATCAAGAAACTGACTCACAAATACAAAGGTCTCAGCAATTTACTACTGGACAAGCCCGAAATCCTGATTCATGACGGCGAACTGGACTTTAAAGCTTTAAGCAGACTAGACATTTCACACGAAGAATTAAAAGAAGCGGCACGTGAGCACGGCCTCGAACATTTGACCGATATTAAGCTTGCTATGCTGGAAATTGACGGCACTATAAGCATTATTTCAAAAGAAAAGCAGAATCTCAAACAAACACACTACAAGCGAAAACACAATCGCAAGAATCTGCAAAAATAA